The Bos javanicus breed banteng chromosome 18, ARS-OSU_banteng_1.0, whole genome shotgun sequence genome has a segment encoding these proteins:
- the EXOC3L1 gene encoding exocyst complex component 3-like protein isoform X7, whose product MLFPVGNEVPETQLPSFLPVALERAGPGGRRGLLRREVGQRLPWAQRGAVPSGGPCLPCPTSIWGAKPGNLIDEAPPAMDSAARDKTQPALPTGLEWPEQERAEQLARGAALKWASGIFYRPEQLARLGQYRNREVQRTCSLEARIKSVVQSYLEGVKTGVWQLAQALEAVQGAREALGQARGLLRDMAEAAQTLEPLREQVVEHKQLQALSQLLPRLRAVPAAVAHTQTLIDAQRLLEAYVSLRELEQLQEETCVPLGGLELPVFEGLGPLAEALGQAVEAAAGAAGQLARENPALLVAAVRVAEVDAGCTTSLEQAPRDWRQRCLRALQQGLERVHFGTSLQPGPGELAKWLEALRVALPAELAMAEALVAPCCPPHYKVVQLWAHTLHGGLRRCLQQLLEGPELEEADTFTLLHWVLHVYQGPEMMGSLELGPEADVSDLEPLLTLENIEQLEATFVAKVQAKVAQWLQKALDGEVVEWGREQEPDTDLSGFYHSPLPAIVLQLHRCSDPILPRPSQGGSSGPSLRALPTGHPQPPVSTQPKWVVPGVLAPVEAELDKLQKRICRLVLEALLAELQPLFAALPSRRWLSSPELLDDVCKRTARFCQNFQHVRNPAVQLLLVEAERTVVLQYLSALMQGRLVCRGADERTQAAERMQHDAAQLQELFLGLGLEESVQCVPVLLALKELLNLRDPTLLGLEVAGLRQQFPDVRCEDGPGREETQERLGGANAPVTPQRGSRLRPPGPARRRVPRAAPGRTQLSAGRPAALAPSWSPSTFQPRANTCTLAGLLLPLRVLCLTPDCPQNKVTSPYA is encoded by the exons ATGCTCTTTCCTGTTGGGAATGAAGTACCAGAGACTCagcttccttcctttctgcctgTGGCCTTGGAGAGGGCGGgacctggagggaggaggggactcctgaggagggaggtgggacagaGGCTTCCTTGGG CTCAGAGAGGAGCAGTGCCCAGCGGAGGCCCCTGTCTACCCTGCCCCACTTCCATCTGGGGGGCAAAACCGGGAAACCTCATCGACGAAG ctcctccagccatggACTCGGCAGCCAGGGACAAAACGCAACCCGCACTCCCCACTG GGCTGGAGTGGCCGGAGCAGGAAAGGGCGGAGCAGCTGGCCCGGGGTGCAGCACTCAAGTGGGCCTCGGGCATCTTCTACCGGCCAGAGCAGCTGGCCAGGCTGGGTCAGTACCGGAACCGTGAGGTGCAGCGGACCTGTTCTCTGGAAGCGCGCATCAAG TCGGTGGTGCAGTCATACCTGGAGGGTGTGAAGACCGGGGTGTGGCAGCTGGCCCAGGCCCTTGAGGCCGTACAGGGAGCCCGCGAGGCCCTGGGCCAGGCCCGTGGGCTGCTCCGGGATATGGCTGAGGCTGCACAGACCCTAGAACCCCTGCGGGAGCAGGTTGTGGAACACAAACAACTGCAGGCCCTGTCTCAGCTGTTGCCCCGGCTGCGAGCTG TGCCAGCTGCAGTGGCCCACACACAGACCCTGATTGATGCCCAGCGGCTCTTGGAGGCCTATGTGAGCCTTCGGGAACTGGAGCAGCTGCAAGAGGAGACGTGCGTACCTCTTGGGGGCCTGGAGTTGCCAGTCTTTGAGGGGCTGGGCCCTCTGGCTGAGGCTCTGGGCCAGGCTGTGGAAGCGGCCGCAGGGGCTGCAGGGCAGCTGGCCCGGGAGAACCCAGCCTTGCTGGTGGCTGCTGTGCGTGTGGCCGAGGTGGATGCTGGGTGCACCACCTCCCTGGAGCAGGCTCCACGGGACTGGCGGCAGCGCTGTCTGCGTGCACTACAGCAGGGCTTGGAGCGGGTCCACTTCGGGACATCTCTGCAGCCTGGGCCTGGGGAACTAGCAAAGTGGCTGGAGGCTCTGCGGGTGGCTCTGCCAGCCGAGTTGGCCATGGCTGAGGCTCTGGTAGCACCCTGCTGCCCACCACACTACAAAGTTGTCCAGTTGTGGGCCCACACCCTGCATGGAGGCCTGCGGCGCTGCCTGCAGCAACTCCTGGAAGGGCCTGAGTTGGAAGAAGCCGACACCTTCACCCTGCTGCACTGGGTGCTGCATGTGTACCAGGG GCCAGAAATGATGGGGAGCCTGGAGTTGGGGCCTGAGGCTGATGTGTCTGATCTGGAGCCCCTCCTGACCCTGGAAAACATTGAGCAGTTGGAGGCAACATTTGTGGCCAAAGTCCAG GCAAAGGTGGCCCAGTGGCTGCAGAAGGCACTGGATGGGGAGGTAGTCGAGTGGGGCCGAGAGCAGGAACCCGACACAGACCTGTCTGGCTTCTACCACTCGCCATTGCCAGCCATCGTGCTGCAG CTTCACCGATGCTCTGATCCGATTCTCCCGAGACCATCTCAGGGGGGAAGCAGTGGTCCCTCATTACGTGCCCTACCTACTGGCCACCCTCAACCACCAGTTAGCACTCAG CCCAAATGGGTGGTTCCCGGAGTCTTGGCTCCGGTGGAGGCAGAGCTGGACAAGTTGCAGAAGAGGATCTGTCGCCTGGTGTTGGAGGCGCTGCTGGCGGAGCTACAG CCCCTATTCGCGGCTCTGCCCTCGCGTCGCTGGCTCTCAAGCCCAGAGCTGCTGGATGACGTGTGCAAGCGGACGGCGCGATTCTGCCAGAACTTTCAGCACGTGCGGAATCCCGCGGTCCAG CTGTTGCTGGTCGAGGCGGAGCGTACGGTGGTGCTGCAGTACTTAAGTGCGCTGATGCAAGGCCGCCTAGTCTGCCGCGGTGCTGACGAGAGGACCCAGGCGGCCGAGCGCATGCAGCACGATGCGGCCCAGCTTCAGGAGCTTTTCCTCGGTTTG GGCCTGGAGGAGAGCGTTCAGTGTGTGCCAGTGCTGCTTGCATTGAAGGAGCTGCTGAACCTCCGCGACCCCACGCTACTTGGCCTCGAGGTGGCAGGCTTGCGGCAACAGTTTCCCGACGTGAGGTGCGAAGACGGGCCGGGAAGGGAGGAGACCCAGGAGCGGCTGGGCGGGGCTAACGCACCCGTCACTCCACAGCGAGGATCACGTCTCCGCCCTCCTGGACCTGCGCGGAGACGTGTCCCGAGAGCAGCGCCTGGCCGCACTCAGCTCTCTGCGGGCCGGCCCGCAGCCCTCGCCCCAAGCTGGTCGCCGAGCACTTTTCAGCCTCGTGCCAACACCTGCACCCTCGCTGGCCTCCTGCTTCCCCTCAGGGTCCTGTGCCTGACCCCTGACTGCCCGCAGAATAAAGTCACGTCCCCGTACGCCTGA
- the EXOC3L1 gene encoding exocyst complex component 3-like protein isoform X2, with product MLFPVGNEVPETQLPSFLPVALERAGPGGRRGLLRREVGQRLPWAQRGAVPSGGPCLPCPTSIWGAKPGNLIDEAPPAMDSAARDKTQPALPTGLEWPEQERAEQLARGAALKWASGIFYRPEQLARLGQYRNREVQRTCSLEARIKSVVQSYLEGVKTGVWQLAQALEAVQGAREALGQARGLLRDMAEAAQTLEPLREQVVEHKQLQALSQLLPRLRAVPAAVAHTQTLIDAQRLLEAYVSLRELEQLQEETCVPLGGLELPVFEGLGPLAEALGQAVEAAAGAAGQLARENPALLVAAVRVAEVDAGCTTSLEQAPRDWRQRCLRALQQGLERVHFGTSLQPGPGELAKWLEALRVALPAELAMAEALVAPCCPPHYKVVQLWAHTLHGGLRRCLQQLLEGPELEEADTFTLLHWVLHVYQGPEMMGSLELGPEADVSDLEPLLTLENIEQLEATFVAKVQAKVAQWLQKALDGEVVEWGREQEPDTDLSGFYHSPLPAIVLQILEENIRVTRIVSVSLEQRVHGMALSELSAFLRSFTDALIRFSRDHLRGEAVVPHYVPYLLATLNHQLALSPNGWFPESWLRWRQSWTSCRRGSVAWCWRRCWRSYRRGFRGRWGWEEEIQRMHGGLCRGMLGLNRRSNYVSKLRSQPLFAALPSRRWLSSPELLDDVCKRTARFCQNFQHVRNPAVQLLLVEAERTVVLQYLSALMQGRLVCRGADERTQAAERMQHDAAQLQELFLGLELLNLRDPTLLGLEVAGLRQQFPDVRCEDGPGREETQERLGGANAPVTPQRGSRLRPPGPARRRVPRAAPGRTQLSAGRPAALAPSWSPSTFQPRANTCTLAGLLLPLRVLCLTPDCPQNKVTSPYA from the exons ATGCTCTTTCCTGTTGGGAATGAAGTACCAGAGACTCagcttccttcctttctgcctgTGGCCTTGGAGAGGGCGGgacctggagggaggaggggactcctgaggagggaggtgggacagaGGCTTCCTTGGG CTCAGAGAGGAGCAGTGCCCAGCGGAGGCCCCTGTCTACCCTGCCCCACTTCCATCTGGGGGGCAAAACCGGGAAACCTCATCGACGAAG ctcctccagccatggACTCGGCAGCCAGGGACAAAACGCAACCCGCACTCCCCACTG GGCTGGAGTGGCCGGAGCAGGAAAGGGCGGAGCAGCTGGCCCGGGGTGCAGCACTCAAGTGGGCCTCGGGCATCTTCTACCGGCCAGAGCAGCTGGCCAGGCTGGGTCAGTACCGGAACCGTGAGGTGCAGCGGACCTGTTCTCTGGAAGCGCGCATCAAG TCGGTGGTGCAGTCATACCTGGAGGGTGTGAAGACCGGGGTGTGGCAGCTGGCCCAGGCCCTTGAGGCCGTACAGGGAGCCCGCGAGGCCCTGGGCCAGGCCCGTGGGCTGCTCCGGGATATGGCTGAGGCTGCACAGACCCTAGAACCCCTGCGGGAGCAGGTTGTGGAACACAAACAACTGCAGGCCCTGTCTCAGCTGTTGCCCCGGCTGCGAGCTG TGCCAGCTGCAGTGGCCCACACACAGACCCTGATTGATGCCCAGCGGCTCTTGGAGGCCTATGTGAGCCTTCGGGAACTGGAGCAGCTGCAAGAGGAGACGTGCGTACCTCTTGGGGGCCTGGAGTTGCCAGTCTTTGAGGGGCTGGGCCCTCTGGCTGAGGCTCTGGGCCAGGCTGTGGAAGCGGCCGCAGGGGCTGCAGGGCAGCTGGCCCGGGAGAACCCAGCCTTGCTGGTGGCTGCTGTGCGTGTGGCCGAGGTGGATGCTGGGTGCACCACCTCCCTGGAGCAGGCTCCACGGGACTGGCGGCAGCGCTGTCTGCGTGCACTACAGCAGGGCTTGGAGCGGGTCCACTTCGGGACATCTCTGCAGCCTGGGCCTGGGGAACTAGCAAAGTGGCTGGAGGCTCTGCGGGTGGCTCTGCCAGCCGAGTTGGCCATGGCTGAGGCTCTGGTAGCACCCTGCTGCCCACCACACTACAAAGTTGTCCAGTTGTGGGCCCACACCCTGCATGGAGGCCTGCGGCGCTGCCTGCAGCAACTCCTGGAAGGGCCTGAGTTGGAAGAAGCCGACACCTTCACCCTGCTGCACTGGGTGCTGCATGTGTACCAGGG GCCAGAAATGATGGGGAGCCTGGAGTTGGGGCCTGAGGCTGATGTGTCTGATCTGGAGCCCCTCCTGACCCTGGAAAACATTGAGCAGTTGGAGGCAACATTTGTGGCCAAAGTCCAG GCAAAGGTGGCCCAGTGGCTGCAGAAGGCACTGGATGGGGAGGTAGTCGAGTGGGGCCGAGAGCAGGAACCCGACACAGACCTGTCTGGCTTCTACCACTCGCCATTGCCAGCCATCGTGCTGCAG ATCCTGGAAGAGAACATTCGTGTGACCAGAATAGTCAGTGTGTCACTGGAGCAGCGGGTGCATGGCATGGCACTATCAGAACTGAGTGCCTTCCTGAGGAG CTTCACCGATGCTCTGATCCGATTCTCCCGAGACCATCTCAGGGGGGAAGCAGTGGTCCCTCATTACGTGCCCTACCTACTGGCCACCCTCAACCACCAGTTAGCACTCAG CCCAAATGGGTGGTTCCCGGAGTCTTGGCTCCGGTGGAGGCAGAGCTGGACAAGTTGCAGAAGAGGATCTGTCGCCTGGTGTTGGAGGCGCTGCTGGCGGAGCTACAGGCGAGGCTTCAGGGGGAGATGGGGTTGGGAGGAGGAGATACAGCGTATGCATGGGGGCCTCTGCCGGGGAATGCTGGGTCTGAATCGTCGCTCCAACTACGTCTCTAAACTCCGTTCCCAGCCCCTATTCGCGGCTCTGCCCTCGCGTCGCTGGCTCTCAAGCCCAGAGCTGCTGGATGACGTGTGCAAGCGGACGGCGCGATTCTGCCAGAACTTTCAGCACGTGCGGAATCCCGCGGTCCAG CTGTTGCTGGTCGAGGCGGAGCGTACGGTGGTGCTGCAGTACTTAAGTGCGCTGATGCAAGGCCGCCTAGTCTGCCGCGGTGCTGACGAGAGGACCCAGGCGGCCGAGCGCATGCAGCACGATGCGGCCCAGCTTCAGGAGCTTTTCCTCGGTTTG GAGCTGCTGAACCTCCGCGACCCCACGCTACTTGGCCTCGAGGTGGCAGGCTTGCGGCAACAGTTTCCCGACGTGAGGTGCGAAGACGGGCCGGGAAGGGAGGAGACCCAGGAGCGGCTGGGCGGGGCTAACGCACCCGTCACTCCACAGCGAGGATCACGTCTCCGCCCTCCTGGACCTGCGCGGAGACGTGTCCCGAGAGCAGCGCCTGGCCGCACTCAGCTCTCTGCGGGCCGGCCCGCAGCCCTCGCCCCAAGCTGGTCGCCGAGCACTTTTCAGCCTCGTGCCAACACCTGCACCCTCGCTGGCCTCCTGCTTCCCCTCAGGGTCCTGTGCCTGACCCCTGACTGCCCGCAGAATAAAGTCACGTCCCCGTACGCCTGA
- the EXOC3L1 gene encoding exocyst complex component 3-like protein isoform X8: MDSAARDKTQPALPTGLEWPEQERAEQLARGAALKWASGIFYRPEQLARLGQYRNREVQRTCSLEARIKSVVQSYLEGVKTGVWQLAQALEAVQGAREALGQARGLLRDMAEAAQTLEPLREQVVEHKQLQALSQLLPRLRAVPAAVAHTQTLIDAQRLLEAYVSLRELEQLQEETCVPLGGLELPVFEGLGPLAEALGQAVEAAAGAAGQLARENPALLVAAVRVAEVDAGCTTSLEQAPRDWRQRCLRALQQGLERVHFGTSLQPGPGELAKWLEALRVALPAELAMAEALVAPCCPPHYKVVQLWAHTLHGGLRRCLQQLLEGPELEEADTFTLLHWVLHVYQGPEMMGSLELGPEADVSDLEPLLTLENIEQLEATFVAKVQAKVAQWLQKALDGEVVEWGREQEPDTDLSGFYHSPLPAIVLQILEENIRVTRIVSVSLEQRVHGMALSELSAFLRSFTDALIRFSRDHLRGEAVVPHYVPYLLATLNHQLALSPNGWFPESWLRWRQSWTSCRRGSVAWCWRRCWRSYRRGFRGRWGWEEEIQRMHGGLCRGMLGLNRRSNYVSKLRSQPLFAALPSRRWLSSPELLDDVCKRTARFCQNFQHVRNPAVQLLLVEAERTVVLQYLSALMQGRLVCRGADERTQAAERMQHDAAQLQELFLGLGLEESVQCVPVLLALKELLNLRDPTLLGLEVAGLRQQFPDVRCEDGPGREETQERLGGANAPVTPQRGSRLRPPGPARRRVPRAAPGRTQLSAGRPAALAPSWSPSTFQPRANTCTLAGLLLPLRVLCLTPDCPQNKVTSPYA; the protein is encoded by the exons atggACTCGGCAGCCAGGGACAAAACGCAACCCGCACTCCCCACTG GGCTGGAGTGGCCGGAGCAGGAAAGGGCGGAGCAGCTGGCCCGGGGTGCAGCACTCAAGTGGGCCTCGGGCATCTTCTACCGGCCAGAGCAGCTGGCCAGGCTGGGTCAGTACCGGAACCGTGAGGTGCAGCGGACCTGTTCTCTGGAAGCGCGCATCAAG TCGGTGGTGCAGTCATACCTGGAGGGTGTGAAGACCGGGGTGTGGCAGCTGGCCCAGGCCCTTGAGGCCGTACAGGGAGCCCGCGAGGCCCTGGGCCAGGCCCGTGGGCTGCTCCGGGATATGGCTGAGGCTGCACAGACCCTAGAACCCCTGCGGGAGCAGGTTGTGGAACACAAACAACTGCAGGCCCTGTCTCAGCTGTTGCCCCGGCTGCGAGCTG TGCCAGCTGCAGTGGCCCACACACAGACCCTGATTGATGCCCAGCGGCTCTTGGAGGCCTATGTGAGCCTTCGGGAACTGGAGCAGCTGCAAGAGGAGACGTGCGTACCTCTTGGGGGCCTGGAGTTGCCAGTCTTTGAGGGGCTGGGCCCTCTGGCTGAGGCTCTGGGCCAGGCTGTGGAAGCGGCCGCAGGGGCTGCAGGGCAGCTGGCCCGGGAGAACCCAGCCTTGCTGGTGGCTGCTGTGCGTGTGGCCGAGGTGGATGCTGGGTGCACCACCTCCCTGGAGCAGGCTCCACGGGACTGGCGGCAGCGCTGTCTGCGTGCACTACAGCAGGGCTTGGAGCGGGTCCACTTCGGGACATCTCTGCAGCCTGGGCCTGGGGAACTAGCAAAGTGGCTGGAGGCTCTGCGGGTGGCTCTGCCAGCCGAGTTGGCCATGGCTGAGGCTCTGGTAGCACCCTGCTGCCCACCACACTACAAAGTTGTCCAGTTGTGGGCCCACACCCTGCATGGAGGCCTGCGGCGCTGCCTGCAGCAACTCCTGGAAGGGCCTGAGTTGGAAGAAGCCGACACCTTCACCCTGCTGCACTGGGTGCTGCATGTGTACCAGGG GCCAGAAATGATGGGGAGCCTGGAGTTGGGGCCTGAGGCTGATGTGTCTGATCTGGAGCCCCTCCTGACCCTGGAAAACATTGAGCAGTTGGAGGCAACATTTGTGGCCAAAGTCCAG GCAAAGGTGGCCCAGTGGCTGCAGAAGGCACTGGATGGGGAGGTAGTCGAGTGGGGCCGAGAGCAGGAACCCGACACAGACCTGTCTGGCTTCTACCACTCGCCATTGCCAGCCATCGTGCTGCAG ATCCTGGAAGAGAACATTCGTGTGACCAGAATAGTCAGTGTGTCACTGGAGCAGCGGGTGCATGGCATGGCACTATCAGAACTGAGTGCCTTCCTGAGGAG CTTCACCGATGCTCTGATCCGATTCTCCCGAGACCATCTCAGGGGGGAAGCAGTGGTCCCTCATTACGTGCCCTACCTACTGGCCACCCTCAACCACCAGTTAGCACTCAG CCCAAATGGGTGGTTCCCGGAGTCTTGGCTCCGGTGGAGGCAGAGCTGGACAAGTTGCAGAAGAGGATCTGTCGCCTGGTGTTGGAGGCGCTGCTGGCGGAGCTACAGGCGAGGCTTCAGGGGGAGATGGGGTTGGGAGGAGGAGATACAGCGTATGCATGGGGGCCTCTGCCGGGGAATGCTGGGTCTGAATCGTCGCTCCAACTACGTCTCTAAACTCCGTTCCCAGCCCCTATTCGCGGCTCTGCCCTCGCGTCGCTGGCTCTCAAGCCCAGAGCTGCTGGATGACGTGTGCAAGCGGACGGCGCGATTCTGCCAGAACTTTCAGCACGTGCGGAATCCCGCGGTCCAG CTGTTGCTGGTCGAGGCGGAGCGTACGGTGGTGCTGCAGTACTTAAGTGCGCTGATGCAAGGCCGCCTAGTCTGCCGCGGTGCTGACGAGAGGACCCAGGCGGCCGAGCGCATGCAGCACGATGCGGCCCAGCTTCAGGAGCTTTTCCTCGGTTTG GGCCTGGAGGAGAGCGTTCAGTGTGTGCCAGTGCTGCTTGCATTGAAGGAGCTGCTGAACCTCCGCGACCCCACGCTACTTGGCCTCGAGGTGGCAGGCTTGCGGCAACAGTTTCCCGACGTGAGGTGCGAAGACGGGCCGGGAAGGGAGGAGACCCAGGAGCGGCTGGGCGGGGCTAACGCACCCGTCACTCCACAGCGAGGATCACGTCTCCGCCCTCCTGGACCTGCGCGGAGACGTGTCCCGAGAGCAGCGCCTGGCCGCACTCAGCTCTCTGCGGGCCGGCCCGCAGCCCTCGCCCCAAGCTGGTCGCCGAGCACTTTTCAGCCTCGTGCCAACACCTGCACCCTCGCTGGCCTCCTGCTTCCCCTCAGGGTCCTGTGCCTGACCCCTGACTGCCCGCAGAATAAAGTCACGTCCCCGTACGCCTGA
- the EXOC3L1 gene encoding exocyst complex component 3-like protein isoform X9, with product MLFPVGNEVPETQLPSFLPVALERAGPGGRRGLLRREVGQRLPWAQRGAVPSGGPCLPCPTSIWGAKPGNLIDEAPPAMDSAARDKTQPALPTGLEWPEQERAEQLARGAALKWASGIFYRPEQLARLGQYRNREVQRTCSLEARIKSVVQSYLEGVKTGVWQLAQALEAVQGAREALGQARGLLRDMAEAAQTLEPLREQVVEHKQLQALSQLLPRLRAVPAAVAHTQTLIDAQRLLEAYVSLRELEQLQEETPEMMGSLELGPEADVSDLEPLLTLENIEQLEATFVAKVQAKVAQWLQKALDGEVVEWGREQEPDTDLSGFYHSPLPAIVLQILEENIRVTRIVSVSLEQRVHGMALSELSAFLRSFTDALIRFSRDHLRGEAVVPHYVPYLLATLNHQLALSPNGWFPESWLRWRQSWTSCRRGSVAWCWRRCWRSYRRGFRGRWGWEEEIQRMHGGLCRGMLGLNRRSNYVSKLRSQPLFAALPSRRWLSSPELLDDVCKRTARFCQNFQHVRNPAVQLLLVEAERTVVLQYLSALMQGRLVCRGADERTQAAERMQHDAAQLQELFLGLGLEESVQCVPVLLALKELLNLRDPTLLGLEVAGLRQQFPDVRCEDGPGREETQERLGGANAPVTPQRGSRLRPPGPARRRVPRAAPGRTQLSAGRPAALAPSWSPSTFQPRANTCTLAGLLLPLRVLCLTPDCPQNKVTSPYA from the exons ATGCTCTTTCCTGTTGGGAATGAAGTACCAGAGACTCagcttccttcctttctgcctgTGGCCTTGGAGAGGGCGGgacctggagggaggaggggactcctgaggagggaggtgggacagaGGCTTCCTTGGG CTCAGAGAGGAGCAGTGCCCAGCGGAGGCCCCTGTCTACCCTGCCCCACTTCCATCTGGGGGGCAAAACCGGGAAACCTCATCGACGAAG ctcctccagccatggACTCGGCAGCCAGGGACAAAACGCAACCCGCACTCCCCACTG GGCTGGAGTGGCCGGAGCAGGAAAGGGCGGAGCAGCTGGCCCGGGGTGCAGCACTCAAGTGGGCCTCGGGCATCTTCTACCGGCCAGAGCAGCTGGCCAGGCTGGGTCAGTACCGGAACCGTGAGGTGCAGCGGACCTGTTCTCTGGAAGCGCGCATCAAG TCGGTGGTGCAGTCATACCTGGAGGGTGTGAAGACCGGGGTGTGGCAGCTGGCCCAGGCCCTTGAGGCCGTACAGGGAGCCCGCGAGGCCCTGGGCCAGGCCCGTGGGCTGCTCCGGGATATGGCTGAGGCTGCACAGACCCTAGAACCCCTGCGGGAGCAGGTTGTGGAACACAAACAACTGCAGGCCCTGTCTCAGCTGTTGCCCCGGCTGCGAGCTG TGCCAGCTGCAGTGGCCCACACACAGACCCTGATTGATGCCCAGCGGCTCTTGGAGGCCTATGTGAGCCTTCGGGAACTGGAGCAGCTGCAAGAGGAGAC GCCAGAAATGATGGGGAGCCTGGAGTTGGGGCCTGAGGCTGATGTGTCTGATCTGGAGCCCCTCCTGACCCTGGAAAACATTGAGCAGTTGGAGGCAACATTTGTGGCCAAAGTCCAG GCAAAGGTGGCCCAGTGGCTGCAGAAGGCACTGGATGGGGAGGTAGTCGAGTGGGGCCGAGAGCAGGAACCCGACACAGACCTGTCTGGCTTCTACCACTCGCCATTGCCAGCCATCGTGCTGCAG ATCCTGGAAGAGAACATTCGTGTGACCAGAATAGTCAGTGTGTCACTGGAGCAGCGGGTGCATGGCATGGCACTATCAGAACTGAGTGCCTTCCTGAGGAG CTTCACCGATGCTCTGATCCGATTCTCCCGAGACCATCTCAGGGGGGAAGCAGTGGTCCCTCATTACGTGCCCTACCTACTGGCCACCCTCAACCACCAGTTAGCACTCAG CCCAAATGGGTGGTTCCCGGAGTCTTGGCTCCGGTGGAGGCAGAGCTGGACAAGTTGCAGAAGAGGATCTGTCGCCTGGTGTTGGAGGCGCTGCTGGCGGAGCTACAGGCGAGGCTTCAGGGGGAGATGGGGTTGGGAGGAGGAGATACAGCGTATGCATGGGGGCCTCTGCCGGGGAATGCTGGGTCTGAATCGTCGCTCCAACTACGTCTCTAAACTCCGTTCCCAGCCCCTATTCGCGGCTCTGCCCTCGCGTCGCTGGCTCTCAAGCCCAGAGCTGCTGGATGACGTGTGCAAGCGGACGGCGCGATTCTGCCAGAACTTTCAGCACGTGCGGAATCCCGCGGTCCAG CTGTTGCTGGTCGAGGCGGAGCGTACGGTGGTGCTGCAGTACTTAAGTGCGCTGATGCAAGGCCGCCTAGTCTGCCGCGGTGCTGACGAGAGGACCCAGGCGGCCGAGCGCATGCAGCACGATGCGGCCCAGCTTCAGGAGCTTTTCCTCGGTTTG GGCCTGGAGGAGAGCGTTCAGTGTGTGCCAGTGCTGCTTGCATTGAAGGAGCTGCTGAACCTCCGCGACCCCACGCTACTTGGCCTCGAGGTGGCAGGCTTGCGGCAACAGTTTCCCGACGTGAGGTGCGAAGACGGGCCGGGAAGGGAGGAGACCCAGGAGCGGCTGGGCGGGGCTAACGCACCCGTCACTCCACAGCGAGGATCACGTCTCCGCCCTCCTGGACCTGCGCGGAGACGTGTCCCGAGAGCAGCGCCTGGCCGCACTCAGCTCTCTGCGGGCCGGCCCGCAGCCCTCGCCCCAAGCTGGTCGCCGAGCACTTTTCAGCCTCGTGCCAACACCTGCACCCTCGCTGGCCTCCTGCTTCCCCTCAGGGTCCTGTGCCTGACCCCTGACTGCCCGCAGAATAAAGTCACGTCCCCGTACGCCTGA